One Prunus dulcis chromosome 7, ALMONDv2, whole genome shotgun sequence DNA segment encodes these proteins:
- the LOC117635047 gene encoding strigolactone esterase D14-like encodes MEALCNGGGIVQALNTHVYGNGSQTLVLAHGFGSDQTVWHFLIPFLACYFKVVVFDLVFSPNVDPKLYDPERYGSNFGAYAEDLLCLLDHLNVNKTVYLGHSMSAMVGCIASIQRPHLFQHLILLGGSPRYLNRRRYNGGFTRTELDAFFNQINQNFSNWVLSFAPIAIGVKDTSAIAEFENSLGRMTPKIAVSVARTVFLSDLRRILPQVVVPSSIIQSRKDFIVPKTVAFYMKKRLGGPARVKILNTEGHFPQLTVHSLLLKVLKRFLHIK; translated from the exons ATGGAAGCCCTATGCAATGGGGGAGGCATTGTCCAAGCCCTAAACACTCATGTGTATGGAAATGGCAGCCAGACTTTGGTTCTGGCTCATGGGTTTGGTTCAGACCAAACAGTTTGGCACTTCCTCATTCCCTTTCTTGCATGCTATTTCAAGGTTGTGGTTTTCGACTTGGTTTTCTCACCAAATGTTGATCCAAAACTCTATGACCCCGAAAGGTACGGCTCAAATTTTGGTGCCTACGCAGAGGACTTGCTGTGCCTTCTTGATCATCTCAATGTCAATAAGACTGTATATCTGGGCCACTCCATGTCTGCCATGGTGGGATGCATCGCTTCTATTCAAAGACCACACCTGTTTCAGCACCTTATCCTGCTAGGTGGCTCTCCCAG ATACCTCAACAGAAGAAGATACAATGGAGGCTTTACCAGAACAGAACTCGATGCATTCTTCAACCAAATCAATCAGAATTTCTCAAATTGGGTTCTAAGTTTTGCTCCAATAGCAATAGGTGTAAAAGACACAAGTGCCATAGCCGAGTTCGAAAACAGTTTGGGAAGAATGACACCCAAGATTGCAGTGAGTGTTGCTAGAACTGTATTTCTAAGCGACCTCAGAAGAATTTTGCCACAAGTTGTGGTGCCAAGTAGCATAATCCAATCCAGGAAAGATTTTATTGTTCCAAAAACGGTTGCGTTTTACATGAAGAAAAGGCTTGGTGGTCCTGCCAGAGTTAAGATACTAAATACAGAAGGCCATTTTCCCCAGTTGACAGTTCACTCTTTGCTCTTAAAAGTTCTGAAAAGATTTCTTCACATCAAATAG